AGGGGCCCTTGATCTTAATCAAATGTTGCTGTACATGTCCAAATGCTCTTATCTCTCGCCCCTCAGAAGGGgaagtgtttgtgttagtgtgtgtgtgtgtgtgcgtgtgtctgtctgtctgtgcatggaCCTAGTGTGTGTCAAGGGTGCTGTAGGAGATTTGCTTTCTCGTGGTCATGTGATGCTGTAGCATGCCTTTAGTTGGTAACAAGTTAACAAGTGATGGCGTGTGTTCAGATCATGAGACCACCTTGCCATGTATTTCAGTGAAGCACACAAAACACGCCAAGTTTCCCTTTAAGGTCTTGCAGATGAGCATCATGTCAAACGCAAGTCACGAGATTGTAAAACacatactacatacagtacatagctaAGTTTACTTGTTGTATAAACATGACAAGAACTACTTGAGTAACTCTCTTTCCTGCCCCCTCTTATAAGGTCGTAGGTCAACGGAAGTAGAACACCAACTCCAGCATAGTCGTAAAATATCTTTATTGAAAACCTCCTCTTTCAAAAACAAGCAGACAGCATGATGTACTCAGTGCAAGTCGAAATTCATGATCGGGCACAAACTAAGACATTCTGTCAGACACACAGCGACACATGATCTTCACTTCATTTTCTTAGACGTTCTGCGCAGACTTCTGGTCCCAAAGGCTAACATGAGACTGAGGTTCTAAGGACCTGGCGTTCCTGTTAAGTTTATCTTTTGGCAGGTTTACCTCTACCTTCACGTTAATGCAGTGCCCGGCTAACAAGCCCAATTGCAACTGCACAAAGCAGTGGTTACAACACAAGGATGGATTTTACCCCCACAGGGAGGAACACAAGAATCCAATTAAATTTTTTAGGAAtcatggaaaacaaaagaaatggcATAAATTTGTAACACAACATGTCTCTGTATTGTGAAGCCGCACAGACATCAAATGCACTTTGCTAGTCTATAGCATTGATACAaatcatgaaaacaaacaagaaaggGATTTGGAGATTGGAGGCACAAAGATGCAGAGTGTGAAGCTTTTCACATGATGAAACGCAGTACCAACAAATGAGGGGATTCTATGCGccatatggttgtgtgtgtttgtatttgtgtgtgcatgtatgcacataatgtgtgtgcgtgtgtgtgtctgtgtacatgtgcaagtgtgcgcatatgggtgtgtgtgtgccaaatagGGATTTTTGCAAGTTTGCTTGGCCAAAACACCAGAGGTTCGCTAAGCTGTGGTGATCCTGAGGAGGGCAGTCAGAGATTACTACACTGGCACCACAGGGGCAGGctcaccctcccccctcccccctttcacCCTCTCACCCTCCCAGATGGCCTGACAGCTAGCTTTTGCTCGGAGAGATGGTGCCCTGAGCTGGCACTGTGAGCAGACATGGCTGTCCTCTCGCATCGTGCTCAGCGAAAACATTCACGCCTCATTGTGCTTCGTGATTTTGCTTTTCAGCTTCATCGCCTCTCCACACttgtctccttcctcctcctccttgcttGTTTGCGTTTACATACTTGAACTACAATGGCTCTACTAAAGATCCACAACaatgagaataataataatatatttttttcttagcAAAAAGAGTGAACAAATAAAACACTTTTCAAATATTGGCACCAAAAATGCAGAATCCCAGTAAACCTGCCACAGTGAGCCTTCAGGAATGCCACGACGGAGTCAGACTAGCGTCCTTCAGAGCACTCAGGCTGAGCGACACCACTGCCTGGACCAGACGGACACGTGGAAGAGGGGATGCCTCGGTCACCTTTGGTCACTAGGATCACCAGACCGCTCGATGAGTATGATCCATGTCTGTGATCCATTTCTTTTCGGATCCAGTTGTAGTGGTCAGCCAGGGTGGGTTCCGTTGGCAGGGCTAAGGGGATTACTGGTCAATGGAAGCACTGGAAGCACGGACAGGGTTCCTGTACCCCGCGTCGCTCTCGTAGGAGGGTGGGGCACACCAGCACAGCTCACTGTGGAGGACGGATAAATGCTTGGCGTTGGGAGGCGGGGTGGTGGCGGTTGGAGGGGCTGCCGCAGGGGGTCAACTGGAGGACGGCTCCttggttggggggagggggttggagGAGAGCGTGGGCGTCTGGCTTATTGGAAGGATGCGCGGACCTTGCGACCCTTCAGGGGCTGCGGGGGGCGGTAGTTATCCACCATGCAGCAGGGGGCATCCCCATCCCCAGAAAACATCAGGCCACGGAACTTCTCCATctgcacaaagagagagagagagagagagagagagagagagagagagagagagagagagacagagagatagagagacagagagaaagagagagaagcagagttgagaaggaaggaggaggaaatAGTGAGTAATAGACAGATACAGGatgtgaaggaggaggtggaagaagCGGTAGATCGGTAGATGAGCGATGTAGGCAGAGAGGAAAAAGGAGAAGTAAAGAAAGTCCATCAGCTGTCTAATCTGCTCGCTCATCTGTCATCGCTCTTCTCAAGAGGCCTTAAAGGCTCCATGCAACAAATACTACCCAGGAGAGTTTCCAGCCTGGCAGCCTGCTGAATCATTTTCTAAGTATATGGTATCAGCTGACTACAGACAGCCTCTCCCCGCTACAAAATTACAAGATGGAGGACCGACCAACAGACATACAGACTGatatctgtctctgtcctttCCATGTCACTCAGCCTACGGCTTCCCGGCAGGCCGCGGCGGTAGAGGAAATTAAAAATGGCCACCGGgggtttgaacacacacacagcgtattGGCTTGGCTTAGCTTGTCTTTTCTTGGCTTACCCCCCAGAGAGGGCCAGGCTTCAgtcataaaataaacatttgtctGGGGAGTGTTAATTTTCACATGGGTACAAGATAGCCACTGGGTCAGAGAGGTGAgggaggagtgagagacagagagcgagagagcgagagagagagagagagagagagagagagagagaaggagagggagagtgacagagagagcaacagagagagagagagagagagagagagagagagagaaagcctagCTGCCCCAGTGTAGCATCTCCAGTGCTGGctccagagacagagcttgGACGGCTATGAAGGTGAGGGAGGGCCCTCAGGCATAATTACATCTCTACTGAATCTTTCTCCTACCTAAACCTCAACTGGACTACATTTAGATGCACTAAATATAGGCAGGCATTCTTACTGGCTGAAGTCTGTTGAAATTCAGAAAATGATATCCCATGGGATATTTTAGGGAACATGAATGCGTTATCATCCAGACCCAATTTCCAAATTAAACATATGCATATTCATGCTGGGAAGATTTTAGTATGAGTAAGGCGTTTAGGAATATCTTTTGCTGGGCCAAAAATGTTTTCAtagttcttgttttgttttttctagaAAGCCAAAGAGAACCCGTCCAAAACCACAGAGACAACATCCAGCAACCACAGCCCAAAGAAATGTGCTCTGAACTAATTACTTATGCCACGTTAGGCGAGAATGTGCAAatctcgtaaaaaaaaaaaaaggtaaaaaaataaCTTGTggcagtgtgtactgtagcaaTGAATTTGAAGTCTTTGGAGGCTTTCACAGTGCCTTCACTGTACCTGGCCAGGGCTGACACTGATTGACTCCTTGCAGACGATCCAGGTGACGCTTTCCAGCAGAGGAGGTGTGGTCAGGGAGCCGTCGTATGTCCAATAGTTCAGGGACCCTGGCAGGAGTGTGCTGGGGTCATAGTTCGCAAAGGAATTCTGGGTGCTCTGCAGGAATAGACAGAAGCAACAGATGTAAGAGCCATGTAGTTGCAGTGATTAACTCAAGCTTTCACATAtaaatgtttatatgtgtgttcaaGGGGGTCATAGTCCGTCGTACCTTGGCTTTGATGCCGTCAAAAGCATCAAGAAGCTTCTGCAGCTGAGGATTTTCAGCACCAATCTGGATAAAAAAAGTAAACCATGAATCAAAAGTTTAGCTCACAGGGCACAGACACGAAATGAAGAGGAAGCAAACGTGGCAAATGTGGCAAACACAGTGCAAACGTggcgagggaggggggagaggggtggagagttCCCACCAGCACCAACCTGAAGGAAGACTCCAACCACAGCCAGTCCGTCACTCTGGCTGGCGGCCTCTCCAAAGCTGGGATACTTGGTGTTCCAGTGGACCAGATGCAGCTGAGGCGAGAGCACAGGGC
This is a stretch of genomic DNA from Sardina pilchardus chromosome 19, fSarPil1.1, whole genome shotgun sequence. It encodes these proteins:
- the LOC134065664 gene encoding carbonic anhydrase 1-like — protein: MSWGYAANNGPDKWGENFPIANGPRQSPIDIVPGEAAYDAALKALTLKYDPSTSIDILNNGHSVQVTFADDTDSSTLTGGPISGTYRLKQFHFHWGASDDRGSEHTVAGTKYPAELHLVHWNTKYPSFGEAASQSDGLAVVGVFLQIGAENPQLQKLLDAFDGIKAKSTQNSFANYDPSTLLPGSLNYWTYDGSLTTPPLLESVTWIVCKESISVSPGQMEKFRGLMFSGDGDAPCCMVDNYRPPQPLKGRKVRASFQ